Proteins co-encoded in one Arachis hypogaea cultivar Tifrunner chromosome 11, arahy.Tifrunner.gnm2.J5K5, whole genome shotgun sequence genomic window:
- the LOC112719759 gene encoding uncharacterized protein, translating to MAKSKVLSIVFFVLLGLGICSAARTLLNYGSDHYIGGSIHGDIGGGGGGGYGTVGGYGGGAGGGEGAGGGYGGAGAGGHGGGGGSGGGGGAEGGGYGGGAGKGGGEGYGGASGGGYAGGGGEGGGGGAGGGVAGGGYGGGAGHGKGGGEGYGGGEENGGGYAGGGGGGSGGGGGAGGSSGGYGGGAGKGGGEGYGEGGANGGGYGGGVGGGSGGGGGGGAGGYGGGKGGGAGGGYGGAPGGGYGGGGGSGGGGGGGGGGAGGAHGGGYGTGGGAGGGYGGGGASGGGGGGGSGGGYGGGGAHGGGYGGGAGGGEGGGHGGYN from the coding sequence ATGGCGAAGTCTAAGGTTCTAAGCATTGTTTTCTTTGTGTTGTTAGGTTTGGGAATATGTTCTGCCGCTAGAACACTCCTAAACTATGGTTCAGATCACTACATTGGTGGTTCTATCCATGGTGATATTGGTGGAGGAGGAGGTGGAGGATATGGTACTGTAGGTGGTTATGGAGGAGGAGCTGGTGGAGGAGAAGGTGCAGGTGGAGGATATGGTGGTGCTGGTGCTGGTGGACATGGTGGAGGAGGAGGAAGTGGAGGAGGTGGTGGTGCTGAAGGAGGTGGATACGGTGGAGGAGCTGGTAAGGGAGGTGGGGAAGGCTATGGTGGAGCAAGTGGAGGAGGTTACGCTGGTGGTGGTGGagaaggaggaggtggtggtgcaGGAGGTGGTGTTGCCGGGGGTGGATATGGAGGAGGAGCTGGCCATGGTAAGGGTGGTGGAGAAGGGTATGGTGGTGGGGAAGAAAATGGTGGAGGTTATGCTGGAGGCGGTGGTGGAGGTAGTGGTGGAGGAGGTGGTGCAGGGGGTAGCAGTGGTGGATATGGAGGAGGGGCAGGTAAAGGAGGTGGGGAAGGCTATGGTGAAGGTGGAGCAAATGGGGGTGGTTATGGCGGTGGTGTCGGAGGTGGTagtggtggaggaggaggaggtggtgctgGAGGCTATGGAGGAGGCAAGGGAGGTGGAGCTGGTGGTGGATATGGTGGAGCACCTGGTGGAGGATATGGAGGCGGAGGAGGAAGTGGTGGAGGTGGTGGCGGCGGTGGCGGCGGTGCTGGTGGAGCACATGGGGGTGGATATGGTACTGGTGGAGGAGCCGGTGGAGGATATGGTGGTGGAGGTGCCAGTGGAGGTGGTGGAGGCGGTGGTTCTGGTGGTGGCTATGGTGGTGGTGGGGCACATGGAGGAGGATATGGTGGTGGTGCCGGTGGCGGAGAAGGTGGTGGCCACGGTGGATATAATTAA